The Desulfobacterales bacterium genome includes a window with the following:
- a CDS encoding response regulator codes for MELLTGFTSKEFIEQITILQEIESQKNQEVLPDLLELCKSIPADGSLSYMLENALKAVLSENEVATVNELGLEHDRLKRLCIQLSGQKQFKSAGPVLTGLLETTREPDLLFDIFSALSLIKLPESLGVFQQHMTHSTATISTLCIEMIGSYGDSSSVPGLCELVETAEQNDRFLECEFATIKAIEALGAIRDDRAVSFLCTKIHHRNPRARQVIHEQLLQIGPDILPYLSGYFDQYDVDNKIMAANILGEMGSREGGDILVEAMDKGAADHPNTRFAIYEAFGKFFFMKGLACLVDGLFEENETVLMAVVSSLDKQINPGVVKKIETLVCAEDARRASQSSRLIRAIISAKAVSIFEALYKVPSVAGLLVERISVSNDPEIISAFMEKLNQMTGAQAQADAARLDRLTLKKVGKKVLAVDGSAPILLFYRSVASMLGIDIVTAVNGREALDLLEDGQTFDMIITDMNLPVMNGIEFIREVRLNPWLADIQIIMATTESDSSQVQLAENAGGNDFLIKPFTADSLQAKLEGLIF; via the coding sequence ATGGAACTGTTAACGGGATTCACCAGCAAGGAATTTATCGAACAGATCACCATTCTTCAGGAGATCGAAAGTCAGAAAAATCAGGAAGTCCTGCCGGATCTTCTCGAATTATGTAAATCCATACCAGCCGACGGTTCGTTGTCTTATATGTTGGAAAATGCTTTAAAGGCAGTGTTGTCGGAAAATGAGGTGGCAACGGTCAATGAACTCGGATTGGAACATGACCGGCTCAAACGTTTGTGTATTCAACTGAGCGGACAGAAACAATTTAAATCCGCCGGCCCTGTTTTGACCGGACTGCTGGAGACAACCCGCGAACCGGATCTGCTGTTTGATATTTTTTCCGCGCTTTCTCTGATAAAACTGCCGGAGTCTCTGGGCGTTTTTCAACAGCACATGACTCACTCAACGGCAACCATTTCCACGCTGTGTATTGAAATGATCGGCAGCTATGGGGATAGCTCTTCGGTACCCGGTCTGTGTGAGCTTGTCGAAACAGCCGAACAGAATGACCGGTTTCTGGAATGTGAATTTGCTACTATCAAAGCCATTGAAGCTCTCGGTGCCATAAGAGATGACCGTGCTGTATCGTTTCTCTGCACAAAAATCCATCACCGGAATCCCAGGGCGAGACAAGTCATTCATGAACAACTCCTTCAAATCGGACCGGATATATTGCCATATCTGTCCGGTTATTTTGATCAGTATGATGTGGATAACAAAATAATGGCTGCCAATATTTTAGGGGAGATGGGCAGCAGAGAAGGCGGCGATATCCTGGTTGAGGCCATGGACAAGGGGGCGGCGGATCATCCCAATACCCGGTTTGCGATATATGAAGCCTTTGGCAAATTTTTCTTTATGAAAGGCCTTGCCTGCCTGGTTGACGGACTTTTTGAAGAAAATGAGACGGTTTTAATGGCGGTGGTTTCTTCTCTCGACAAGCAGATCAATCCCGGAGTTGTTAAAAAAATTGAGACGTTAGTCTGTGCGGAAGATGCCCGTCGTGCCAGCCAGAGTTCAAGATTAATAAGGGCGATCATTTCGGCAAAGGCGGTGTCAATATTCGAAGCCCTGTACAAGGTCCCGAGCGTCGCCGGATTGCTGGTCGAGCGCATTTCAGTATCAAATGATCCGGAGATTATCTCTGCGTTTATGGAAAAATTGAACCAGATGACCGGTGCTCAGGCTCAGGCGGATGCAGCGAGGCTGGACAGGCTGACGTTAAAAAAGGTCGGTAAAAAGGTGCTGGCGGTGGATGGTTCAGCCCCTATCCTGCTGTTCTATCGAAGTGTCGCATCGATGCTGGGTATTGATATCGTCACCGCGGTCAACGGAAGAGAAGCCCTGGACCTCTTAGAAGACGGGCAGACGTTTGATATGATCATAACGGATATGAACCTGCCGGTTATGAACGGAATCGAATTTATCCGGGAAGTCCGTTTAAATCCCTGGCTGGCTGACATCCAGATCATTATGGCAACTACCGAATCCGATAGCTCTCAGGTCCAGCTGGCAGAGAATGCCGGGGG
- a CDS encoding YwbE family protein, translated as MDGNRRENIKPGNRVLIVMKPDQRSGNLTEGIVKDILTKSSVHPHGIKVRLMNGQVGRVKTVLTVIGSDSGNVQNG; from the coding sequence ATGGACGGGAACAGGCGTGAGAATATTAAACCGGGAAACCGGGTACTGATCGTGATGAAACCGGACCAGCGGTCCGGAAATCTGACAGAAGGGATCGTGAAAGATATACTGACAAAATCTTCAGTTCACCCCCATGGAATCAAGGTCAGGCTTATGAACGGGCAAGTCGGTCGTGTGAAGACCGTTCTGACGGTAATCGGGTCAGATTCGGGTAATGTTCAGAACGGCTGA